The proteins below are encoded in one region of Silene latifolia isolate original U9 population chromosome 2, ASM4854445v1, whole genome shotgun sequence:
- the LOC141641915 gene encoding uncharacterized protein LOC141641915, protein MALRGKKNGSKGSAAYDWANNLPCDIIAYIFEHLDDYRIDQRRAASVCVAWRRAGSLLNFKKPSIIKLPFIGTCPAYNDIANSLCRITSITPNSLYFFISPALYRTQTRVWLIRVEEIGTNRWLLHPPSSWDHREEYNFNLLDQHKILGVAKVYLSDPLSRPRVRKVISIMSDLGNRFLVLFGDKGKLALWSENSHQCSYIDTSNNYEFEDIINLRDQIYAIDTIGRLVIINPTTLDLVEVASSPKGIIIEYDVTIMYLVCSDGFLYLVYKGFVGAEAWWKEYTYFNRRHSWKDVRTLIERNNGCPIGKPKKMDVGVLMFDKQSRAWVRVENLGNKLFFITEYATFSLTAKQLGWNKGSFICFMCKDFHYGPDFGKDPFLYKVEGNVCRKQGDFHSYITVDLGRPPKWVRPMLHSTRI, encoded by the coding sequence ATGGCTTTGAGAGGTAAGAAGAATGGCTCTAAGGGTAGTGCCGCTTATGATTGGGCTAATAATCTGCCTTGTGACATTATAGCATATATCTTTGAGCATCTAGATGACTACCGTATTGATCAACGAAGGGCAGCTTCGGTTTGCGTAGCCTGGCGTCGTGCCGGGTCTCTCCTTAATTTCAAGAAGCCTTCCATTATCAAACTCCCTTTTATTGGCACCTGCCCTGCATATAACGACATTGCTAACTCTCTGTGTCGAATAACCTCAATAACCCCAAATTCGTTGTATTTTTTCATCTCCCCGGCCTTATATCGGACCCAAACTCGGGTTTGGCTGATTCGTGTGGAAGAGATTGGAACGAATAGATGGTTACTTCATCCACCATCTTCTTGGGATCATCGAGAAGAGTATAATTTTAATCTTCTCGACCAACATAAGATCTTGGGTGTGGCTAAGGTATATTTGTCCGATCCGTTGAGCAGGCCTCGTGTTCGTAAAGTTATTTCAATAATGTCCGATTTGGGAAATCGGTTCTTAGTATTGTTTGGTGATAAAGGAAAACTAGCTTTGTGGTCAGAAAATAGTCATCAGTGTAGTTATATCGACACTAGTAATAATTACGAGTTTGAAGATATTATAAATCTTCGAGATCAAATATATGCAATCGACACAATTGGTAGGCTTGTGATAATTAATCCGACTACACTCGATCTTGTTGAAGTCGCTTCTTCTCCCAAGGGAATAATAATCGAATATGATGTTACAATAATGTATCTAGTGTGCTCGGACGGATTCTTGTATTTAGTATATAAAGGTTTTGTGGGTGCCGAAGCATGGTGGAAGGAATATACGTATTTCAATAGAAGGCATTCCTGGAAGGACGTTAGGACACTAATTGAGAGGAATAATGGTTGTCCAATTGGCAAGCCAAAGAAAATGGATGTCGGAGTTTTGATGTTCGACAAGCAAAGCCGTGCGTGGGTAAGAGTCGAAAACTTAGGAAACAAACTGTTTTTCATAACCGAGTATGCTACCTTTTCCCTTACTGCCAAACAACTAGGATGGAATAAAGGGAGTTTCATTTGCTTTATGTGTAAAGATTTCCATTATGGCCCGGATTTTGGTAAGGATCCTTTCCTCTATAAAGTCGAAGGGAACGTTTGTCGGAAACAAGGGGACTTTCATTCTTATATCACGGTTGATTTGGGTCGTCCTCCAAAATGGGTTCGCCCTATGCTACATTCGACCAGAATATAA